The proteins below are encoded in one region of Candidatus Epulonipiscium sp.:
- a CDS encoding protein-glutamate O-methyltransferase CheR — translation MTKTYEDFKKEVLIMSGIDLHSYKERQMKRRIDALIKKNNYEDYSSYLNALKDDRKLYTEFINYLTINVSEFFRNPAQWEVLERDVLPYLLEKSPTLKIWSAACSTGDEPYSLAMLLTKFFPLSKIKIFATDIDRQVLEKAQMGLYNKKSIEGVPKEFLTKYFEKVGDSYRISNQIRNCIEFKQHNLLKDIYPSQCDLIVCRNVLIYFTEEAKSEIYKKFNASLKTGGVLFVGSTEQIILSHKYALAPMKTFFYKKEENI, via the coding sequence ATGACTAAAACATATGAGGATTTTAAAAAAGAAGTATTAATTATGTCGGGAATTGACTTGCATAGTTATAAAGAAAGACAAATGAAAAGACGAATAGATGCTCTAATCAAAAAAAATAATTATGAGGATTATTCTTCATATCTCAATGCACTAAAAGATGATAGGAAGTTATATACAGAATTTATAAATTATCTTACTATTAATGTTTCTGAATTTTTTAGGAATCCAGCTCAGTGGGAGGTATTAGAAAGAGATGTTCTCCCATATTTATTAGAAAAGTCCCCTACATTAAAAATTTGGAGTGCTGCATGTTCAACAGGGGATGAGCCATATTCATTGGCAATGCTACTGACGAAATTTTTTCCTTTATCTAAGATTAAGATATTTGCTACAGATATTGACAGGCAGGTTCTTGAGAAAGCCCAAATGGGATTGTACAATAAAAAAAGCATTGAAGGTGTTCCCAAGGAGTTTTTAACTAAATACTTTGAAAAAGTGGGAGATTCCTATAGAATATCCAATCAAATTAGGAACTGTATCGAATTTAAACAACATAATCTATTGAAGGATATCTATCCTTCTCAATGTGATTTAATTGTATGTAGAAATGTTTTAATATATTTTACTGAAGAAGCTAAGAGTGAAATATATAAAAAGTTTAATGCCTCGCTAAAAACAGGGGGAGTTCTATTTGTGGGAAGTACTGAGCAGATTATTCTCTCCCATAAATATGCCCTTGCCCCTATGAAAACATTTTTTTATAAAAAGGAAGAAAATATATAG